In a single window of the Pontibacter russatus genome:
- a CDS encoding cytochrome c oxidase subunit II: MITFAIVLSIVLLFVILFLLFRIGTLASIFRGSSERAPGTTKTSNRVNSTLLLLFLVGGGAAFIWSFADSWEGMNLPVASVHGTWTDSLFWTTMIVIGIVFAITQVLLFYYSYKYQHKDNKRAYYYPHNNKLEIIWTMIPAVVMALLVFAGWKTWTKITSAAPESAVVVEVMGKQFNWMVRYPGQDGQLGVSKTTLIDATNEFGIDFSDPSAKDDFIPNQIHVPVGKPVLLKIRSRDVIHSVFLPHFRLKMDAVPGMPTSFWFVPTKTTAEMRTETGNPDFNYELACAELCGRGHFAMRFMLVVDEPAEYEAWLAEQKPFVEQNPGVMAKFATEAPQDLALDAKPGEKAEEDKTEL, from the coding sequence ATGATTACGTTCGCAATAGTTTTATCCATAGTTCTCTTATTTGTCATACTGTTCCTCCTTTTCAGGATCGGGACGCTGGCCTCCATCTTCAGGGGCTCCAGCGAGCGGGCACCAGGCACTACTAAAACCAGCAACCGAGTAAACAGCACACTGCTCCTGCTTTTCCTGGTAGGCGGCGGTGCAGCTTTTATCTGGTCTTTTGCAGACTCCTGGGAGGGGATGAACCTGCCGGTTGCCTCGGTGCATGGCACATGGACGGACAGCCTGTTCTGGACAACCATGATTGTTATCGGAATAGTATTCGCCATCACGCAGGTGCTGCTGTTCTATTACTCCTATAAATACCAGCACAAGGATAACAAGCGGGCGTATTACTATCCGCACAACAACAAACTGGAAATCATCTGGACGATGATTCCGGCCGTTGTGATGGCGCTGCTGGTGTTTGCCGGCTGGAAAACCTGGACAAAAATCACCAGCGCCGCTCCGGAGAGCGCCGTGGTGGTAGAGGTGATGGGCAAGCAGTTTAACTGGATGGTGCGCTACCCAGGGCAGGATGGCCAGCTTGGCGTGTCTAAAACAACACTGATAGACGCCACGAACGAGTTTGGCATTGATTTCAGCGACCCAAGCGCGAAGGATGATTTTATCCCTAACCAGATTCACGTTCCGGTGGGAAAGCCCGTGCTCCTCAAAATCAGATCAAGGGACGTGATCCACAGCGTGTTCCTGCCGCACTTCCGCCTGAAGATGGATGCCGTGCCGGGCATGCCGACGAGTTTCTGGTTCGTGCCGACGAAAACCACCGCTGAAATGCGGACTGAGACGGGGAACCCGGATTTCAACTATGAACTGGCCTGTGCGGAGTTGTGCGGCCGCGGGCACTTTGCGATGCGGTTTATGCTGGTGGTGGACGAGCCGGCAGAGTACGAGGCATGGCTGGCGGAGCAGAAACCGTTTGTGGAGCAGAATCCAGGCGTAATGGCAAAGTTCGCTACTGAAGCACCTCAGGATCTTGCACTTGACGCAAAGCCGGGTGAAAAGGCAGAGGAAGATAAAACTGAGTTGTAG